AGAAAGTATATTCAAATAATGAGGGTTCAAAAAAAACAAAAGCCAAAGAAAATGTATTTAATAATATTAACTTTTTTAGATAAAATTCACTTATTATATTCAATTAAATCACCCAAATTAAAATTTACTTTATCATATAATCAAAAAAATCTAAAGCTCTTTTTATTATATCATCCATATCATAGTATCTATACTCCGCAAGCCTACCGATGATTATTAATTTATTAAATTTCTCTGCTTCTTCTTTGTATCTGTTATAAAGTTCTTGATTTTCTTTTGTAAATACTGGATAGTATGGTATATCTCTATTTGGCTGATAGGCTTTAGGGTATTCTTTTAATATTATTGTTTTTTCTGATTTTGTTGGGTGTATGTGTTTAAATTCTGTGATTCTTGTGAAATCGTAATCATTTGGATAGTTTACTACTGGTGCTTCCTGGTAGTATTCTTTATCAACGGTTTCAAATTTTAAATCTAAGCTTCTATAAGGTAGGTATCCATATCTAAAGTTAAATAATTCATCTATCATTCCAGTAAAAATTAGCTTTCCTTTAAACTCTATTCCTATAAAATAAATCTTTTTGGTCTCAAAGTCTATACTCAACACTTCTTTAAAATCTGTATTTAGCATAATTTTTATATTAGGGTGATTTAGCATTCTTTCAAATATCTTCGTATATCCTTCTTTAGGCACTGCTTGGTATTTATCAGTAAAATATCTATTATCTCTACTTATACAAATGGGAACTCTTGCAGTTACTTGAGGATCTAATTCTTCTGGTTTTAATTCCCATTGCTTTGCTGTATAGTTTTTAAATACCTTTTCATATATGTAATTTGCTAAAAATCTTAAATCCTGGTCTTCTTCTTTTAAAAGGTCTAAAATAGGAACTTTAGAATTATAGTTATATCTACCAAGCAATTTAATCTCCAATTTTTCAGCTAAAGTTTTTGGAAAAACCTCATAAAGAGAACTAAGATTAAAAGGTATTGGAACTTTTTTACCATCAATAAAAGCTAACACTTTATGTTGAAAAAGTTGCCAATCAGTAAAGTTTGATAAATAATTAAATACTTCTTTGTAATCAGTATGGAATAAATGAGGACCGTATTTATGAATAATTATGTTATTTTCATCTTTGTAATCATAACAATTCCCACCAATGTGGTTTCGTTTTTCTATTATTAATACATTTTGATTTAAGACATTTGCTATTCTTTCTGCTATAACAGAACCTGCAAAACCTGATCCTATTATTATATAGTTAAACAATTTTTACCCTCCTTGTAAAAAGTAAATTTATTTTAAAAAATCTTGAAGCATTGAATATCCCAATTTGAAAAAATTCTCTTTAATTATTTAATAAAAAATTTATTCGAAAAAACAATTTTATTATTAAATCTACTTTATGGCATAACTACAATTAATAAACTTTAATAATACTAAAATAAAAAATGTCTTATATAAATTAATATCTTAAGAACCATTCAATTGATAAAAAATTAGGTATTTTATATTTTTCTTTCTCTTCTCAATCCTTATAGCTTGCAGCTTCATAGGAAATCATTATTTCGTTTAACTTTTTCTCTATATCTTTAACTTCCTTTTTTACAACTCCCTCACCTAAGAGAACGGTTTTTATGGTGAGAAATATTATCTTCAAATCAAGCATTAACGAATAATTTAAAATGTAATATAAATCAAGCCTCAATTTGTTTTCAAACTCCGTATCGTAATTTCCCAAAACCTGTGCAAGGCCGGTTATCCCAGGTTTCAATAAATGCCTGTATTTGTAGAAGGGATTTTCTTTTGAAAACTTTTCTACAAACTCGGGCCTTTCGGGCCTCGGGCCTATAAGGCTCATATCCCCTTTTAACACATTTATAAGCTGGGGAAGCTCGTCTATCCTCAAGGCACGAAGTATTTTCCCTACCTTCGTAATTCTCGGGTCATCCGCTTTTGCTATTACGGGCCCGGTGTATTTTTCCGCATCCTTTATCATGGTCCTGAATTTGTAAAGTTTAAAGACCCTGCCCTTTTCCCCTACCCTCTCCTGGACGAATAAAACAGGCCCTTCGGATGTAAGTTTTATAGCCACTGCGGATAAAAGAATTAAAGGTGAGGTTATTATCAATACAGCAATTGACGACAAAATATCTATAAAACGCTTTACAATCTTCATTCCATTGGACATATTCCATCCGGGAATTTCAAAGGTTATCACATCGTCGTAGTTAGTTATTTTACTCTTTGACAGCAATAGCTCATATATACCGGGTATAACTATTATTTTTTTGCCTTCAAATGCGGCTTTCGTTATTTCTTCTCTATAATTAAACATATTTCTTGAATCCATCAATATAGCATCAGCATCTTTAATTAAATCCGAAATTGGCCCCATATTATCGCCAGTTGCAGCGTACCTGCAATCTATCCAGCTTTCGTCGATTTTTAGTAAACTATTTAATAATTTTTTCGCTTCCTCTTCTTTGCTTAAAAGTATTGCCTTTTCCGAACAGTTTAATTTTTTCAATATCCGCTGAATGACTATTTTCTCTACAAATATTGTAAAAAGCTGGAGGAAAAAGCCAAAGGCAAATACGCTCCTCGGGAAAGCAAAAGCGTGCAAAAAGTAGCTCGAAGCCATGCCTACGATGTTTACTATAATAAGGGATATGAAAAGGGATACAAAAATCTCTATCCCCTTTTTTCTTTCCAAATTAAATAGGTCGTAGGTGTAGAAAATGGCAAATCCTGAAACTAATATTACGGGAATTACTTTAAGGAATGCAGAGTAGTTTACTATCGTAAATTTATATTTGAATAGAGAAAATATTATTATGTAACTTGAAAAAATTAGGGTAATATCTAAAGTAACATTTAAATAATATATTATTTTTCTTACCAAAGATTTACTCATAAAAACATCTCCATAATTTTGTTTAT
This genomic window from Thermovenabulum gondwanense contains:
- the glf gene encoding UDP-galactopyranose mutase, with the translated sequence MFNYIIIGSGFAGSVIAERIANVLNQNVLIIEKRNHIGGNCYDYKDENNIIIHKYGPHLFHTDYKEVFNYLSNFTDWQLFQHKVLAFIDGKKVPIPFNLSSLYEVFPKTLAEKLEIKLLGRYNYNSKVPILDLLKEEDQDLRFLANYIYEKVFKNYTAKQWELKPEELDPQVTARVPICISRDNRYFTDKYQAVPKEGYTKIFERMLNHPNIKIMLNTDFKEVLSIDFETKKIYFIGIEFKGKLIFTGMIDELFNFRYGYLPYRSLDLKFETVDKEYYQEAPVVNYPNDYDFTRITEFKHIHPTKSEKTIILKEYPKAYQPNRDIPYYPVFTKENQELYNRYKEEAEKFNKLIIIGRLAEYRYYDMDDIIKRALDFFDYMIK
- a CDS encoding sugar transferase — translated: MSKSLVRKIIYYLNVTLDITLIFSSYIIIFSLFKYKFTIVNYSAFLKVIPVILVSGFAIFYTYDLFNLERKKGIEIFVSLFISLIIVNIVGMASSYFLHAFAFPRSVFAFGFFLQLFTIFVEKIVIQRILKKLNCSEKAILLSKEEEAKKLLNSLLKIDESWIDCRYAATGDNMGPISDLIKDADAILMDSRNMFNYREEITKAAFEGKKIIVIPGIYELLLSKSKITNYDDVITFEIPGWNMSNGMKIVKRFIDILSSIAVLIITSPLILLSAVAIKLTSEGPVLFVQERVGEKGRVFKLYKFRTMIKDAEKYTGPVIAKADDPRITKVGKILRALRIDELPQLINVLKGDMSLIGPRPERPEFVEKFSKENPFYKYRHLLKPGITGLAQVLGNYDTEFENKLRLDLYYILNYSLMLDLKIIFLTIKTVLLGEGVVKKEVKDIEKKLNEIMISYEAASYKD